Proteins found in one Pagrus major chromosome 20, Pma_NU_1.0 genomic segment:
- the luc7l gene encoding putative RNA-binding protein Luc7-like 1 isoform X1, with translation MSAQAQMRALLDQLMGTARDGDETRQRVKFTDERVCKSHLLNCCPHDILSGTRMDLGECTKIHDLALRADYEIASKERDLFFELDAVDHLESFIADCDRRTELAKKRLAETQEEISAEVAAKAEKVHELNEEIGKLLAKAEQLGAEGNVDEAQKVLQEVEKVRTRKKDAEEEYRNSMPASSFQQQKLRVCEVCSAYLGLHDNDRRLADHFGGKLHLGFIQIREKLDQLKKTVVDKQEKRNQERLKRREEREKEERMKKRTRSRSREHRRSRSRDRRRRRSRSASRERRRSRSRSRERRRRHRSRSRSRSRGHRHSHEQSSKHKSSRDRERSSRDRSRERDRRDGMNGRSDSRRGDDRDAGDL, from the exons ATGTCTGCCCAAGCTCAAATGAGAGCTTTGCTCGACCAGCTAATGGGAACAGCTAGGGATG GGGATGAGACGCGACAGAGGGTCAAGTTCACTGATGAGCGAGTCTGCAAAAGTCATCTTCTAAACTGCTGTCCGCATGACATCCTGTCTGGAACT CGTATGGACCTGGGAGAGTGCACGAAGATCCATGACCTGGCACTGCGGGCAGATTATGAAATTGCCTCTAAGGAGAGAGATCTGTTCTTTGAGCTTGAC GCGGTCGATCACCTGGAGTCATTCATCGCCGACTGTGACCGGAGGACAGAACTAGCCAAGAAACGCCTGGCTGAGACCCAAGAAGAGATCAGTGCTGAGGTGGCAGCAAAG gCAGAGAAGGTTCACGAGTTGAATGAGGAAATCGGGAAGCTCCTGGCCAAGGCTGAGCAGCTTGGAGCCGAGGGCAACGTTGATGAGGCACAGAAGGTCTtgcaggaggtggagaaggtCCGCACTAGGAAGAAGGATGCAGAG gAAGAGTACAGAAACTCCATGCCGGCTTCCAGCTTCCAGCAGCAGAAGCTTCGGGTGTGTGAGGTGTGCTCTGCTTACCTCGGTCTCCATGACAATGACCGTCGTTTGGCCGACCATTTTGGCGGGAAACTTCACCTGGGCTTCATCCAGATCAGAGAGAAACTGGACCAATTAAAG AAAACTGTGGTCGACAAGCAGGAAAAAAGGAACCAGGAGCGACTAAAGAGacgagaagagagggagaaagaggaaaggatgaagaagag GACCAGATCACGGAGCAGAGAGCATAGAAG gTCCCGTTCTCGTGACCGCAGAAGGAGACGCTCACGCTCCGCATCACGAGAAAGGCGCCGTTCTCGCTCACGCTctagggagaggaggaggcggcaTCGCAGCCGATCCCGCTCTCGCAGCCGAGGACACCGTCACAGCCACGAGCAGAGCTCCAAACACAA GTCGTCCAGGGACCGAGAGCGCTCCTCCAGAGACAGGTCACGGGAGCGAGACAGAAGGGACGGTATGAACGGCAGGTCAGACTCCCGCCGGGGAGATGACAGGGACGCAGGGGACCTCTGA
- the luc7l gene encoding putative RNA-binding protein Luc7-like 1 isoform X4, with product MPAYINLQRSCRKASCSSSRDETRQRVKFTDERVCKSHLLNCCPHDILSGTRMDLGECTKIHDLALRADYEIASKERDLFFELDAVDHLESFIADCDRRTELAKKRLAETQEEISAEVAAKAEKVHELNEEIGKLLAKAEQLGAEGNVDEAQKVLQEVEKVRTRKKDAEEEYRNSMPASSFQQQKLRVCEVCSAYLGLHDNDRRLADHFGGKLHLGFIQIREKLDQLKKTVVDKQEKRNQERLKRREEREKEERMKKRTRSRSREHRRSRSRDRRRRRSRSASRERRRSRSRSRERRRRHRSRSRSRSRGHRHSHEQSSKHK from the exons ATGCCAGCCTACATCAATCTGCAAAGGAGTTGCAGAAAAGCCTCATGTTCATCGAGCC GGGATGAGACGCGACAGAGGGTCAAGTTCACTGATGAGCGAGTCTGCAAAAGTCATCTTCTAAACTGCTGTCCGCATGACATCCTGTCTGGAACT CGTATGGACCTGGGAGAGTGCACGAAGATCCATGACCTGGCACTGCGGGCAGATTATGAAATTGCCTCTAAGGAGAGAGATCTGTTCTTTGAGCTTGAC GCGGTCGATCACCTGGAGTCATTCATCGCCGACTGTGACCGGAGGACAGAACTAGCCAAGAAACGCCTGGCTGAGACCCAAGAAGAGATCAGTGCTGAGGTGGCAGCAAAG gCAGAGAAGGTTCACGAGTTGAATGAGGAAATCGGGAAGCTCCTGGCCAAGGCTGAGCAGCTTGGAGCCGAGGGCAACGTTGATGAGGCACAGAAGGTCTtgcaggaggtggagaaggtCCGCACTAGGAAGAAGGATGCAGAG gAAGAGTACAGAAACTCCATGCCGGCTTCCAGCTTCCAGCAGCAGAAGCTTCGGGTGTGTGAGGTGTGCTCTGCTTACCTCGGTCTCCATGACAATGACCGTCGTTTGGCCGACCATTTTGGCGGGAAACTTCACCTGGGCTTCATCCAGATCAGAGAGAAACTGGACCAATTAAAG AAAACTGTGGTCGACAAGCAGGAAAAAAGGAACCAGGAGCGACTAAAGAGacgagaagagagggagaaagaggaaaggatgaagaagag GACCAGATCACGGAGCAGAGAGCATAGAAG gTCCCGTTCTCGTGACCGCAGAAGGAGACGCTCACGCTCCGCATCACGAGAAAGGCGCCGTTCTCGCTCACGCTctagggagaggaggaggcggcaTCGCAGCCGATCCCGCTCTCGCAGCCGAGGACACCGTCACAGCCACGAGCAGAGCTCCAAACACAAGTAA
- the luc7l gene encoding putative RNA-binding protein Luc7-like 1 isoform X2 — MPAYINLQRSCRKASCSSSRDETRQRVKFTDERVCKSHLLNCCPHDILSGTRMDLGECTKIHDLALRADYEIASKERDLFFELDAVDHLESFIADCDRRTELAKKRLAETQEEISAEVAAKAEKVHELNEEIGKLLAKAEQLGAEGNVDEAQKVLQEVEKVRTRKKDAEEEYRNSMPASSFQQQKLRVCEVCSAYLGLHDNDRRLADHFGGKLHLGFIQIREKLDQLKKTVVDKQEKRNQERLKRREEREKEERMKKRTRSRSREHRRSRSRDRRRRRSRSASRERRRSRSRSRERRRRHRSRSRSRSRGHRHSHEQSSKHKSSRDRERSSRDRSRERDRRDGMNGRSDSRRGDDRDAGDL, encoded by the exons ATGCCAGCCTACATCAATCTGCAAAGGAGTTGCAGAAAAGCCTCATGTTCATCGAGCC GGGATGAGACGCGACAGAGGGTCAAGTTCACTGATGAGCGAGTCTGCAAAAGTCATCTTCTAAACTGCTGTCCGCATGACATCCTGTCTGGAACT CGTATGGACCTGGGAGAGTGCACGAAGATCCATGACCTGGCACTGCGGGCAGATTATGAAATTGCCTCTAAGGAGAGAGATCTGTTCTTTGAGCTTGAC GCGGTCGATCACCTGGAGTCATTCATCGCCGACTGTGACCGGAGGACAGAACTAGCCAAGAAACGCCTGGCTGAGACCCAAGAAGAGATCAGTGCTGAGGTGGCAGCAAAG gCAGAGAAGGTTCACGAGTTGAATGAGGAAATCGGGAAGCTCCTGGCCAAGGCTGAGCAGCTTGGAGCCGAGGGCAACGTTGATGAGGCACAGAAGGTCTtgcaggaggtggagaaggtCCGCACTAGGAAGAAGGATGCAGAG gAAGAGTACAGAAACTCCATGCCGGCTTCCAGCTTCCAGCAGCAGAAGCTTCGGGTGTGTGAGGTGTGCTCTGCTTACCTCGGTCTCCATGACAATGACCGTCGTTTGGCCGACCATTTTGGCGGGAAACTTCACCTGGGCTTCATCCAGATCAGAGAGAAACTGGACCAATTAAAG AAAACTGTGGTCGACAAGCAGGAAAAAAGGAACCAGGAGCGACTAAAGAGacgagaagagagggagaaagaggaaaggatgaagaagag GACCAGATCACGGAGCAGAGAGCATAGAAG gTCCCGTTCTCGTGACCGCAGAAGGAGACGCTCACGCTCCGCATCACGAGAAAGGCGCCGTTCTCGCTCACGCTctagggagaggaggaggcggcaTCGCAGCCGATCCCGCTCTCGCAGCCGAGGACACCGTCACAGCCACGAGCAGAGCTCCAAACACAA GTCGTCCAGGGACCGAGAGCGCTCCTCCAGAGACAGGTCACGGGAGCGAGACAGAAGGGACGGTATGAACGGCAGGTCAGACTCCCGCCGGGGAGATGACAGGGACGCAGGGGACCTCTGA
- the luc7l gene encoding putative RNA-binding protein Luc7-like 1 isoform X3: MQKGDETRQRVKFTDERVCKSHLLNCCPHDILSGTRMDLGECTKIHDLALRADYEIASKERDLFFELDAVDHLESFIADCDRRTELAKKRLAETQEEISAEVAAKAEKVHELNEEIGKLLAKAEQLGAEGNVDEAQKVLQEVEKVRTRKKDAEEEYRNSMPASSFQQQKLRVCEVCSAYLGLHDNDRRLADHFGGKLHLGFIQIREKLDQLKKTVVDKQEKRNQERLKRREEREKEERMKKRTRSRSREHRRSRSRDRRRRRSRSASRERRRSRSRSRERRRRHRSRSRSRSRGHRHSHEQSSKHKSSRDRERSSRDRSRERDRRDGMNGRSDSRRGDDRDAGDL; encoded by the exons ATGCAGAAGG GGGATGAGACGCGACAGAGGGTCAAGTTCACTGATGAGCGAGTCTGCAAAAGTCATCTTCTAAACTGCTGTCCGCATGACATCCTGTCTGGAACT CGTATGGACCTGGGAGAGTGCACGAAGATCCATGACCTGGCACTGCGGGCAGATTATGAAATTGCCTCTAAGGAGAGAGATCTGTTCTTTGAGCTTGAC GCGGTCGATCACCTGGAGTCATTCATCGCCGACTGTGACCGGAGGACAGAACTAGCCAAGAAACGCCTGGCTGAGACCCAAGAAGAGATCAGTGCTGAGGTGGCAGCAAAG gCAGAGAAGGTTCACGAGTTGAATGAGGAAATCGGGAAGCTCCTGGCCAAGGCTGAGCAGCTTGGAGCCGAGGGCAACGTTGATGAGGCACAGAAGGTCTtgcaggaggtggagaaggtCCGCACTAGGAAGAAGGATGCAGAG gAAGAGTACAGAAACTCCATGCCGGCTTCCAGCTTCCAGCAGCAGAAGCTTCGGGTGTGTGAGGTGTGCTCTGCTTACCTCGGTCTCCATGACAATGACCGTCGTTTGGCCGACCATTTTGGCGGGAAACTTCACCTGGGCTTCATCCAGATCAGAGAGAAACTGGACCAATTAAAG AAAACTGTGGTCGACAAGCAGGAAAAAAGGAACCAGGAGCGACTAAAGAGacgagaagagagggagaaagaggaaaggatgaagaagag GACCAGATCACGGAGCAGAGAGCATAGAAG gTCCCGTTCTCGTGACCGCAGAAGGAGACGCTCACGCTCCGCATCACGAGAAAGGCGCCGTTCTCGCTCACGCTctagggagaggaggaggcggcaTCGCAGCCGATCCCGCTCTCGCAGCCGAGGACACCGTCACAGCCACGAGCAGAGCTCCAAACACAA GTCGTCCAGGGACCGAGAGCGCTCCTCCAGAGACAGGTCACGGGAGCGAGACAGAAGGGACGGTATGAACGGCAGGTCAGACTCCCGCCGGGGAGATGACAGGGACGCAGGGGACCTCTGA
- the LOC141015834 gene encoding epidermal growth factor receptor kinase substrate 8-like protein 1 — MTNISRFLVNHLLTFSLQDGDVQGVEEAQARLSFLAQNKKLWSQQMYLDVGEEAIHLRDIKSQDELERYSFKSIYRCDAVNTEKHFPSLLLLVCQSSEQKKPDIHFFNCETVKAEEICEDISHAVSDTSKRKNKELPEVLRLPQSGGEMIDPYEIPSPPIQHAPNPPPANPPPYPGLRANGLNGGPDISFLRAEREVGILNHCFDDIENFMGKLQQTAEAATVLNQRKKKKKKSKKQSAEEDILTAKARPPPEEEFIDIFQKFKYCFSLLARLKSSISNPSSEELVHHVFKPLDMMVKTTGGPAMGASVSSPAMTNSAITLLQDNLSEEERQLWTSLGPNWTLPRSQLRGPVAPYTPVFLDGWKPEALRADGQVWEDPVESEHKHEDLRVKQEQQPPQPVGPPSHISDETDSSSLPPESERLYSCSYDFIARNSTELSVQQGETLEVIESSKRWWKVRNRFNQIGFVPFNILEPVTHIDSPVTNRPPSAPAPPPLAKTFSTIPPSPPAPHQAHSPYPSPSQQRPHSLPAYNQHIPSRDDTDNKVMLVNDELLHRLTNGKANLNKPLVIPRSSETSVPLDYHSPPDEVAEWLRGKGFSEPTVTCLGVLTGAQLFSLNKEELRAVIPDEGARVYSQLTVQKALLEDARRATELEAVMEKQKMKVDLKLESSTL, encoded by the exons ATGACAAACATCTCACGATTTCTCGTAAAT CACCTGCTGACGTTCTCACTCCAGGACGGGGATGTGCAGGGTGTGGAGGAGGCCCAGGCACGTCTCTCCTTCCTGGCACAGAACAAGAAGCTGTGGAGCCAACAGATGTACCTGGATGTCGGAGAAGAAGCTATTCATCTCAGAGACATAAAGAGCCAG GACGAGCTGGAGAGATACTCTTTCAAATCCATCTACCGCTGCGATGCcgtgaacacagaaaaacacttcccatccctcctcctgctggtcTGCCAAAGTTCAGAGCAAAAGAAGCCAGACATCCACTTCTTTAACTGCGAGACTGTGAAG GCTGAGGAAATCTGTGAGGACATCTCACATGCAGTGTCTGATACCTCTAAAAGAAAGAATAAGGAGCTCCCCGAAGTCTTGAG GCTCCCTCAGAGTGGGGGAGAGATGATTGACCCCTATGAAATCCCGAGCCCCCCGATCCAACATGCTCCAAACCCGCCACCAGCCAACCCTCCACCTTACCCAGGACTCAGAG CGAACGGCTTGAACGGCGGGCCTGACATCTCCTTCCTGCGAGCGGAGAGAGAAGTG ggGATCCTCAATCACTGTTTCGACGACATCGAGAACTTCATGGGcaagctgcagcagacagcagaggccGCAACGGTGCTGAaccagaggaagaagaagaagaagaaaagtaaaaagcaaAGTGCTGAAG AGGATATACTCACTGCAAAAGCCCGCCCGCCACCAGAGGAGGAGTTCATCGATATTTTCCAGAAATTCAAATATTGCTTCAGCCTGCTG GCCCGTCTGAAATCATCCATCTCCAACCCTTCATCAGAGGAGCTTGTTCACCACGTATTCAAACCTTTGGATATG aTGGTGAAGACAACTGGGGGACCAGCTATGGGAGCCTCAGTGTCCAGCCCTGCCATGACCAACTCTGCCATCACCCTGCTACAAGACAAtctgagtgaggaggagaggcagctgTGGACGTCTCTGGGTCCCAACTGGACACTCCCACG ctctcagctcaGAGGGCCCGTAGCGCCATACACCCCAGTGTTCTTGGATGGTTGGAAGCCGGAAGCATTGAGGGCGGACGGGCAGGTTTGGGAGGATCCAGTTGAGTCAGAGCACAAACATGAGGACCTCCGTGTAAAACAGGAG CAACAACCACCTCAGCCAGTCGGACCTCCCTCCCACATCAGTGATGAAAC AGATAGCAGCTCACTCCCACCAGAGTCTGAGAGACTCTACAGCTGCTCATACGACTTCATAGCCAGGAACAGCACTGAGCTTTCAGTGCAGCAGGGGGAGACACTCGAG GTGATCGAATCATCCAAGCGCTGGTGGAAGGTCCGTAATCGCTTCAACCAGATCGGGTTTGTACCCTTCAACATCCTGGAACCTGTGACTCACATAGACAGCCCCGTCACCAACAGACCCCCCAGT GCTCCAGCTCCGCCGCCCCTCGCCAAGACTTTCTCCACAATCCCGCCCAGCCCTCCTGCTCCACACCAGGCCCACTCTCCCTACCCCTCCCCCTCCCAGCAGCGCCCGCACAGCTTACCAGCATACAACCAACATATACCATCTCGAGATGACACAGATAATAAAG TCATGTTGGTGAATGACGAGCTGCTCCACAGGCTGACAAACGGAAAGGCCAATCTGAACAAACCTCTGGTCATCCCTCGCTCCTCGGAGACCTCTGTTCCTCTGGACTACCACTCTCCTCCAGACGAGGTGGCCGAGTGGCTCCGAGGGAAGGGCTTCAGTGAACC GACGGTGACATGTTTGGGAGTGCTGACAGGTGCCCAGCTCTTTTCCCTCAACAAGGAGGAGCTACGAGCTGTGATTCCAGATGAGGGCGCCAGAGTGTACAGCCAGCTCACAGTGCAGAAAGCACTGCTGGAG GATGCCCGCAGAGCCACAGAGTTGGAGGCTGTcatggagaaacagaaaatgaaggtTGATCTGAAACTGGAGAGCAGCACATTGTGA
- the LOC141015893 gene encoding sodium-dependent neutral amino acid transporter B(0)AT2-like isoform X1, with protein sequence MTLAGEQMEKQPLPTDDDTTGTAESRIDGYVGEENQQGSSEPAARAGWNSKIEYFLAQVGFSVGLGNVWRFPYLCHQNGGGAFLFLYVLLMLVVGIPLFFLELAAGQAIRQGSIGVWKYISPRLAGIGYSSCVVCFFVALYYNVILAWSLFYLGNSFQYPLPWQQCPKEGNVTVKECEKSSATSYFWYRKALDITDSIDETGSFNPYIVCCLLAAWTIVCLGMFKGIKTSVKVMYFSSIFPYVVLFCFLVRGLLLDGALEGISYMFYPKLEIWADVQVWRQAATQVFFALGLGFGSIIAYSSYNPKNNNCHRDAFTVSSINFLTSVLATLVVFSVLGFRAKQKVTECVVSNLKTLSDQLHSGNLDTSLNPSFDYSNPSAVAVEDYTAWFKQYGNMVPGNLTECDLEKEMQKGVEGTGLAFIAFTEAMSLLPGSPFWSALFFLMLLNLGLSTMFGTMEGILAPLTDRFKTLANNKTKLTIFSCVIGFLLGLLFTQRCGNYFVTMFDDYSATLPLIIVVVFETFSVSWLYGADRFLDDIEVMLGWRPSVIYKYLWKYICLLAMLGLLAATIIRMFIKHPTYMAWNHETASEEYLEYPGWALAVLALLIIFAMTPVPVALIHAVLRDRMKQTSRDTEIGQYSIVNSEDKCETPMTDMSELDQMSGTAASSY encoded by the exons ATGACACTAGCCGGTGAACAg ATGGAGAAGCAGCCTTTGCCAACTGATGATGACACGACAGGAACTGCAGAGTCCAGGATTGACGGCTACGTTGGTGAGGAGAACCAGCAGGGCTCGTCTGAGCCTGCCGCTCGAGCAGGATGGAACAGTAAAATAGAGTATTTTTTGGCTCAGGTGGGATTCAGTGTCGGGCTCGGCAACGTCTGGCGATTTCCATATTTGTGCCATCAAAATGGAGGAG GAGCGTTTCTCTTCCTGTACGTGCTGCTCATGCTGGTTGTGGGCATTCCCTTGTTCTTCCTGGAGCTTGCAGCCGGTCAGGCCATCAGACAGGGCAGCATCGGAGTCTGGAAGTACATCTCCCCCAGGCTTGCAGGGATTGGCTACTCCAGCTGTGTG GTGTGCTTCTTTGTGGCTCTGTACTACAATGTGATCCTTGCATGGAGTCTTTTCTATCTTGGGAACTCATTCCAGTACCCTTTACCTTGGCAGCAGTGTCCTAAAGAGGGGAATGTAACAG TAAAAGAATGTGAAAAGAGCTCCGCCACATCGTATTTCTGGTACCGCAAAGCTTTGGATATCACAGACTCGATTGATGAGACAGGTTCTTTCAACCCTTACAtcgtctgctgtctgctggcgGCCTGGACCATTGTGTGCCTGGGAATGTTCAAGGGTATCAAGACCTCTGTCAAG GTGATGtacttctcctccatcttccccTATGTGGTGCTGTTCTGCTTCCTTGTCCGAGGACTCCTGCTGGATGGGGCCTTAGAGGGAATCAGCTACATGTTCTACCCCAAG CTGGAAATCTGGGCAGACGTGCAGGTGTGGCGGCAGGCAGCAACACAGGTCTTCTTTGCCTTAGGCCTTGGCTTTGGGTCCATTATTGCCTACTCCTCCTACAACCCCAAGAACAACAACTGTCACCGTGATGCCTTCACTGTGTCGTCCATAAACTTCCTCACATCTGTGCTGGCTACTCTTGTGGTGTTTTCTGTGCTCGGCTTCCGGGCCAAACAAAAGGTCACAGAGTGTGTTGTCAG taATTTGAAGACATTATCAGACCAGCTTCACAGTGGGAATCTGGACACGAGCCTGAATCCAAGCTTCGACTATTCTAATCCCAGTGCTGTGGCAGTAGAGGACTACACTGCCTGGTTTAAACAGTATGGAAATATGGTGCCTGGCAATTTAACAGAGTGTGACCTGGAAAAGGAGATGCAGAAG GGTGTGGAAGGCACAGGTCTAGCTTTTATTGCCTTCACAGAGGCCATGTCACTCCTGCCCGGCAGCCCCTTCTGGTCAGCGCTCTTCTTTCTCATGCTGCTCAACTTAGGACTCAGCACCATGTTTGGCACCATGGAGGGCATCCTCGCTCCACTCACTGACCGCTTCAAAACTCTGGCCAACAACAAGACCAAACTCACAA TTTTCAGCTGCGTCATTGGCTTTCTACTTGGTCTGCTCTTCACCCAGCGCTGTGGGAACTACTTTGTTACGATGTTTGATGATTACTCTGCCACTCTGCCCCTCATCATTGTGGTGGTGTTTGAGACCTTCAGTGTGTCTTGGCTATATGGAGCTGACAG ATTCCTTGATGACATTGAGGTAATGCTGGGCTGGCGTCCCAGTGTGATTTACAAGTACCTGTGGAAATACATCTGCCTGCTTGCTATGCTGGGGCTGCTGGCAGCAACCATCATTCGTATGTTCATCAAACACCCAACATATATGGCATGGAACCATGAGACG gCTTCTGAGGAGTACCTGGAGTACCCTGGCTGGGCTCTGGCTGTTTTGGCCCTGCTGATCATATTTGCCATGACGCCCGTCCCTGTAGCTCTGATCCACGCTGTTCTGCGGGACAGAATGAAGCAAACCTCCAGAGATACAGAGATTGGTCAGTACAGCATTGTTAACAGTGAGGACAAGTGTGAAACTCCGATGACTGACATGTCAGAGCTGGACCAAATGAGTGGAACTGCTGCTTCCTCTTACTAA
- the LOC141015893 gene encoding sodium-dependent neutral amino acid transporter B(0)AT2-like isoform X2: MEKQPLPTDDDTTGTAESRIDGYVGEENQQGSSEPAARAGWNSKIEYFLAQVGFSVGLGNVWRFPYLCHQNGGGAFLFLYVLLMLVVGIPLFFLELAAGQAIRQGSIGVWKYISPRLAGIGYSSCVVCFFVALYYNVILAWSLFYLGNSFQYPLPWQQCPKEGNVTVKECEKSSATSYFWYRKALDITDSIDETGSFNPYIVCCLLAAWTIVCLGMFKGIKTSVKVMYFSSIFPYVVLFCFLVRGLLLDGALEGISYMFYPKLEIWADVQVWRQAATQVFFALGLGFGSIIAYSSYNPKNNNCHRDAFTVSSINFLTSVLATLVVFSVLGFRAKQKVTECVVSNLKTLSDQLHSGNLDTSLNPSFDYSNPSAVAVEDYTAWFKQYGNMVPGNLTECDLEKEMQKGVEGTGLAFIAFTEAMSLLPGSPFWSALFFLMLLNLGLSTMFGTMEGILAPLTDRFKTLANNKTKLTIFSCVIGFLLGLLFTQRCGNYFVTMFDDYSATLPLIIVVVFETFSVSWLYGADRFLDDIEVMLGWRPSVIYKYLWKYICLLAMLGLLAATIIRMFIKHPTYMAWNHETASEEYLEYPGWALAVLALLIIFAMTPVPVALIHAVLRDRMKQTSRDTEIGQYSIVNSEDKCETPMTDMSELDQMSGTAASSY, encoded by the exons ATGGAGAAGCAGCCTTTGCCAACTGATGATGACACGACAGGAACTGCAGAGTCCAGGATTGACGGCTACGTTGGTGAGGAGAACCAGCAGGGCTCGTCTGAGCCTGCCGCTCGAGCAGGATGGAACAGTAAAATAGAGTATTTTTTGGCTCAGGTGGGATTCAGTGTCGGGCTCGGCAACGTCTGGCGATTTCCATATTTGTGCCATCAAAATGGAGGAG GAGCGTTTCTCTTCCTGTACGTGCTGCTCATGCTGGTTGTGGGCATTCCCTTGTTCTTCCTGGAGCTTGCAGCCGGTCAGGCCATCAGACAGGGCAGCATCGGAGTCTGGAAGTACATCTCCCCCAGGCTTGCAGGGATTGGCTACTCCAGCTGTGTG GTGTGCTTCTTTGTGGCTCTGTACTACAATGTGATCCTTGCATGGAGTCTTTTCTATCTTGGGAACTCATTCCAGTACCCTTTACCTTGGCAGCAGTGTCCTAAAGAGGGGAATGTAACAG TAAAAGAATGTGAAAAGAGCTCCGCCACATCGTATTTCTGGTACCGCAAAGCTTTGGATATCACAGACTCGATTGATGAGACAGGTTCTTTCAACCCTTACAtcgtctgctgtctgctggcgGCCTGGACCATTGTGTGCCTGGGAATGTTCAAGGGTATCAAGACCTCTGTCAAG GTGATGtacttctcctccatcttccccTATGTGGTGCTGTTCTGCTTCCTTGTCCGAGGACTCCTGCTGGATGGGGCCTTAGAGGGAATCAGCTACATGTTCTACCCCAAG CTGGAAATCTGGGCAGACGTGCAGGTGTGGCGGCAGGCAGCAACACAGGTCTTCTTTGCCTTAGGCCTTGGCTTTGGGTCCATTATTGCCTACTCCTCCTACAACCCCAAGAACAACAACTGTCACCGTGATGCCTTCACTGTGTCGTCCATAAACTTCCTCACATCTGTGCTGGCTACTCTTGTGGTGTTTTCTGTGCTCGGCTTCCGGGCCAAACAAAAGGTCACAGAGTGTGTTGTCAG taATTTGAAGACATTATCAGACCAGCTTCACAGTGGGAATCTGGACACGAGCCTGAATCCAAGCTTCGACTATTCTAATCCCAGTGCTGTGGCAGTAGAGGACTACACTGCCTGGTTTAAACAGTATGGAAATATGGTGCCTGGCAATTTAACAGAGTGTGACCTGGAAAAGGAGATGCAGAAG GGTGTGGAAGGCACAGGTCTAGCTTTTATTGCCTTCACAGAGGCCATGTCACTCCTGCCCGGCAGCCCCTTCTGGTCAGCGCTCTTCTTTCTCATGCTGCTCAACTTAGGACTCAGCACCATGTTTGGCACCATGGAGGGCATCCTCGCTCCACTCACTGACCGCTTCAAAACTCTGGCCAACAACAAGACCAAACTCACAA TTTTCAGCTGCGTCATTGGCTTTCTACTTGGTCTGCTCTTCACCCAGCGCTGTGGGAACTACTTTGTTACGATGTTTGATGATTACTCTGCCACTCTGCCCCTCATCATTGTGGTGGTGTTTGAGACCTTCAGTGTGTCTTGGCTATATGGAGCTGACAG ATTCCTTGATGACATTGAGGTAATGCTGGGCTGGCGTCCCAGTGTGATTTACAAGTACCTGTGGAAATACATCTGCCTGCTTGCTATGCTGGGGCTGCTGGCAGCAACCATCATTCGTATGTTCATCAAACACCCAACATATATGGCATGGAACCATGAGACG gCTTCTGAGGAGTACCTGGAGTACCCTGGCTGGGCTCTGGCTGTTTTGGCCCTGCTGATCATATTTGCCATGACGCCCGTCCCTGTAGCTCTGATCCACGCTGTTCTGCGGGACAGAATGAAGCAAACCTCCAGAGATACAGAGATTGGTCAGTACAGCATTGTTAACAGTGAGGACAAGTGTGAAACTCCGATGACTGACATGTCAGAGCTGGACCAAATGAGTGGAACTGCTGCTTCCTCTTACTAA